A window of Juglans regia cultivar Chandler chromosome 7, Walnut 2.0, whole genome shotgun sequence contains these coding sequences:
- the LOC108994966 gene encoding 40S ribosomal protein S21-2-like has translation MQNEEGVITELYIPRKCSATNRLITSKDHASVQINVGHLDENGVYNGHFSTFALCGFVRSQGDADSALDRLWQKKKVEVRQQ, from the exons ATGCAGAACGAAGAGGGGGTTATTACCGAGCTTTACATTCCCAGGAAATG CTCGGCCACAAACAGGTTGATTACTTCGAAGGACCACGCTTCCGTTCAGATCAATGTTGGGCATTTGGATGAGAATGGCGTGTACAACGGCCATTTCTCCACCTTTGCTCTCTGTGGATTTGTTCGTTCTCAG GGAGATGCTGACAGTGCGCTTGATCGCCTTTggcagaaaaagaaagtggaagtTCGTCAACAGTAG
- the LOC108995023 gene encoding heavy metal-associated isoprenylated plant protein 35-like, protein MATNSTLEPSEALKYQTWVLKVSLHCEGCKRKVKKVLQSIDGVFSTTFDSQQYKVTVTGNVRVETLIKKLVKTGKRAEIWSENKVGKEKKSGRATNKYKDGDPQSGINYNVQKVENPCEKVEEKHSSAKKSGSKSGEKSQVNHTAGEESPVAGHKGSESDGAAVLAAKGCGKKKKKKGHESNNESSGQGALFFGTPAGTKSKIHDPGMNDGGVPPLNPSPTRQQSCQYLQANYPQPEYIASYNMIHPAQSFGPSYCVPSVPYTYAGANHEIYAVQAAPLDSFGIFSDENANGCSIM, encoded by the exons ATGGCTACAAATTCTACTCTAGAACCATCAGAAGCACTGAAGTATCAG ACATGGGTCTTGAAGGTTTCTCTCCACTGTGAAGGTTGTAAGAGGAAAGTCAAGAAAGTTCTGCAGAGCATTGATG GTGTTTTTTCCACAACCTTTGATTCACAGCAGTACAAAGTTACGGTGACAGGAAACGTCAGAGTTGAGACCCTGATTAAGAAGTTGGTTAAAACAGGAAAACGCGCCGAGATTTGGTCAGAAAATAAGGTCGGGAAAGAGAAGAAGTCCGGGAGAGCAACGAACAAGTACAAAGATGGTGACCCACAAAGTGGCATAAATTACAATGTTCAAAAAGTTGAGAATCCATGCGAGAAAGTTGAAGAGAAGCATAGCTCTGCTAAAAAAAGTGGAAGCAAAAGTGGAGAGAAGTCGCAGGTAAATCATACAGCCGGTGAGGAGTCGCCCGTTGCGGGTCACAAGGGCAGTGAAAGTGATGGCGCTGCTGTGCTTGCTGCAAAAGGTTGTggtaaaaagaagaagaaaaaagggcaTGAAAGTAATAATGAGAGCAGTGGTCAGGGTGCACTATTCTTCGGTACGCCTGCAGGCACGAAATCTAAAATTCATGATCCGGGTATGAATGATGGTGGTGTGCCCCCGCTAAATCCCAGCCCTACACGTCAACAATCATGCCAGTACCTACAAGCAAATTACCCTCAGCCGGAGTATATTGCAAGTTACAACATGATACATCCTGCCCAAAGTTTCGGTCCCTCTTATTGTGTTCCATCAGTACCGTACACGTACGCAGGTGCCAACCACGAGATTTATGCAGTGCAAGCAGCACCGTTGGATTCGTTTGGGATTTTCAGTGATGAAAACGCCAATGGGTGTTCCATCATGTGA
- the LOC108995007 gene encoding uncharacterized protein LOC108995007 isoform X1, translated as MANSDASPHLPRANPLSSKKENITPFGSKIAELNESRADLLNRIQGLKQVTLSNAFSVGTMDLQNWRSKLDTQVMIYRDELSDLKKSLNVEVEQLRSEFQELRTTLQQQQQEDVTSSLRNLGLQDVTTDAKNAQAQDCRVEGSDKEGRILPKEEDDNDKESES; from the exons ATGGCCAATTCTGATGCATCTCCTCATCTCCCTCGTGCCAATCCACTCTCCTcc AAGAAGGAGAATATTACTCCGTTTGGCTCAAAGATCGCG GAACTAAATGAATCAAGGGCTGACCTGCTTAATAGAATTCAAGGTTTGAAACAGGTGACTTTAAGCAATGCTTTCTCAGTGGGAACAATG GATTTGCAAAATTGGAGATCAAAGTTAGACACTCAAGTTATGATCTATCGCGAT GAGCTTTCAGATCTCAAGAAATCACTAAATGTTGAAGTAGAGCAACTTCGATCA GAATTTCAAGAACTGAGGACCACTCtccagcagcagcaacaagAGGATGTTACTTCTAGCCTAAGAAACTTGGGG CTGCAGGATGTCACAACGGATGCTAAAAATGCTCAGGCTCAAGATTGCAGGGTTGAGGGAAGTGACAAGGAAGGACGTATTTTGCCCAAGGAGGAAGACGATAATGATAAAGAAAGTGAAAGCTAG
- the LOC108995007 gene encoding myosin-3-like isoform X3, translating into MANSDASPHLPRANPLSSKKENITPFGSKIAELNESRADLLNRIQGLKQDLQNWRSKLDTQVMIYRDELSDLKKSLNVEVEQLRSEFQELRTTLQQQQQEDVTSSLRNLGLQDVTTDAKNAQAQDCRVEGSDKEGRILPKEEDDNDKESES; encoded by the exons ATGGCCAATTCTGATGCATCTCCTCATCTCCCTCGTGCCAATCCACTCTCCTcc AAGAAGGAGAATATTACTCCGTTTGGCTCAAAGATCGCG GAACTAAATGAATCAAGGGCTGACCTGCTTAATAGAATTCAAGGTTTGAAACAG GATTTGCAAAATTGGAGATCAAAGTTAGACACTCAAGTTATGATCTATCGCGAT GAGCTTTCAGATCTCAAGAAATCACTAAATGTTGAAGTAGAGCAACTTCGATCA GAATTTCAAGAACTGAGGACCACTCtccagcagcagcaacaagAGGATGTTACTTCTAGCCTAAGAAACTTGGGG CTGCAGGATGTCACAACGGATGCTAAAAATGCTCAGGCTCAAGATTGCAGGGTTGAGGGAAGTGACAAGGAAGGACGTATTTTGCCCAAGGAGGAAGACGATAATGATAAAGAAAGTGAAAGCTAG
- the LOC108995007 gene encoding uncharacterized protein LOC108995007 isoform X2 translates to MANSDASPHLPRANPLSSKKENITPFGSKIAELNESRADLLNRIQGLKQVTLSNAFSVGTMDLQNWRSKLDTQVMIYRDELSDLKKSLNVEVEQLRSEFQELRTTLQQQQQEDVTSSLRNLGDVTTDAKNAQAQDCRVEGSDKEGRILPKEEDDNDKESES, encoded by the exons ATGGCCAATTCTGATGCATCTCCTCATCTCCCTCGTGCCAATCCACTCTCCTcc AAGAAGGAGAATATTACTCCGTTTGGCTCAAAGATCGCG GAACTAAATGAATCAAGGGCTGACCTGCTTAATAGAATTCAAGGTTTGAAACAGGTGACTTTAAGCAATGCTTTCTCAGTGGGAACAATG GATTTGCAAAATTGGAGATCAAAGTTAGACACTCAAGTTATGATCTATCGCGAT GAGCTTTCAGATCTCAAGAAATCACTAAATGTTGAAGTAGAGCAACTTCGATCA GAATTTCAAGAACTGAGGACCACTCtccagcagcagcaacaagAGGATGTTACTTCTAGCCTAAGAAACTTGGGG GATGTCACAACGGATGCTAAAAATGCTCAGGCTCAAGATTGCAGGGTTGAGGGAAGTGACAAGGAAGGACGTATTTTGCCCAAGGAGGAAGACGATAATGATAAAGAAAGTGAAAGCTAG
- the LOC108995090 gene encoding vesicle-associated membrane protein 724, whose amino-acid sequence MSQESFIYTFVARGTVVLAEYTEFTGNFPAIAAQCLQKLPSSNNKFTYTCDHHTFNFLVEDGYAYCVVANESVGKQISIAFLERMKADFRKRYGGGKADTAMAKSLNKEFGPIMKEHMKYIIDHAEEIEELLKVKAQVSEVKSIMLENIDKALDRGEHLTSIADKTEDLRKQAQLYKEKGTQIRRKMWYQNMKIKLVVLGILFLLVLIIWLSICHGFDCTN is encoded by the exons atGAGTCAGGAATCGTTCATATACACCTTTGTGGCCCGAGGCACCGTGGTCTTGGCCGAGTACACCGAGTTTACCGGCAACTTCCCAGCGATTGCGGCTCAGTGCCTGCAGAAACTCCCTTCCTCCAACAACAAGTTCACCTACACCTGCGACCACCACACCTTCAATTTTCTCGTCGAAGATGGTTATG CTTACTGTGTTGTGGCCAATGAATCTGTTGGCAAGCAGATATCTATTGCATTCTTGGAACGGATGAAGGCAGACTTTAGGAAAAGATATGGGGGTGGTAAAGCAGATACAGCTATGGCCAAAAGTCTTAACAAGGAATTCGG ACCAATCATGAAAGAGCACATGAAGTATATTATTGACCATGCTGAAGAGATTGAGGAGTTGTTGAAAGTGAAGGCTCAAGTTTCAGAAGTTAAAAGTATCATGTTGGAGAATATTGACAAG GCTCTTGATAGGGGGGAACACCTAACGAGTATTGCTGACAAGACTGAAGACTTGCGTAAGCAG GCCCAATTAtacaaagaaaaaggaacaCAAATTAGACGGAAGATGTGGTatcaaaacatgaaaataaagcTGGTGGTTCTTGGAATCTTGTTCCTTCTGGTCCTGATAATCTGGCTTTCTATTTGCCATGGATTTGACTGCACCAACTAG
- the LOC108995018 gene encoding flowering-promoting factor 1-like protein 3: MSGVWVFKSGVVRLVENPSAESLDGSRQGSNARRKVLVHTPSEEVITSYAVLERKLLSLGWEPYYEDADIFQFHRRATVHLISLPKDFNRFKSMHMYDIVVKNRNMFEVRDM; this comes from the coding sequence atgtcTGGTGTTTGGGTTTTCAAGAGCGGGGTTGTTCGCCTGGTTGAGAACCCTTCGGCCGAATCGTTGGACGGAAGCCGGCAAGGTTCAAATGCTCGGCGCAAGGTGCTGGTTCACACTCCTAGCGAGGAAGTCATCACCTCCTATGCAGTCCTTGAGCGCAAGTTGTTGTCGCTTGGGTGGGAACCGTACTACGAGGACGCGGACATCTTTCAGTTCCACAGACGAGCTACAGTCCACCTCATCTCTCTCCCCAAGGATTTCAACAGGTTCAAGTCCATGCACATGTACGACATCGTCGTCAAAAACCGCAACATGTTTGAAGTAAGGGATATGTAG
- the LOC108995067 gene encoding 60S ribosome subunit biogenesis protein NIP7 homolog has translation MRPLDEKETTSVFEKLFKFTGNNLKSIVENPSHEGPESNPGRYCFRLHKNKVYYVSDSLVKRATNVARTQLVSLGTCIGKFTHGGSFHLTVQSLSILAPNAKHKVWLKPTSEMSFLYGNHVLKGGLGRITENIATGDGVVVFSMSDVPLGFGIAAKSTQDCRKLDPNGIVVLHQADIGEYLRMEDEL, from the coding sequence ATGAGACCTCTGGACGAGAAGGAGACGACCTCAGTCTTCGAGAAGCTCTTCAAGTTTACCGGCAACAACCTCAAGAGCATCGTCGAGAATCCCTCTCACGAGGGCCCCGAATCCAACCCCGGCCGCTACTGCTTCCGCCTCCACAAGAACAAGGTCTACTATGTCAGCGACTCCCTCGTCAAGCGCGCCACTAACGTCGCTCGCACTCAACTCGTTTCCCTCGGCACTTGCATCGGCAAATTCACCCATGGCGGCAGCTTCCACCTCACCGTTCAGTCTTTGAGTATCCTCGCTCCAAATGCCAAGCACAAAGTCTGGCTCAAACCCACCTCTGAGATGTCGTTCCTGTACGGGAACCACGTTTTGAAAGGTGGGTTGGGGAGGATTACCGAGAATATTGCGACCGGTGACGGCGTCGTGGTGTTCTCCATGTCGGATGTGCCTCTGGGTTTTGGGATTGCCGCCAAGAGTACCCAAGATTGTAGAAAGCTGGACCCAAATGGGATTGTGGTGCTGCACCAGGCGGATATTGGGGAGTATTTGAGGATGGAGGATGAGCTTTGA
- the LOC108995017 gene encoding glutathione S-transferase F13-like: MAIYRVHGIPMSACTARVLLCLHEKGLAYELLPVDLAAGAHKQPPYLSLNPFGQIPALEDGEVSLFESRAINRYLAHKHKDAGTDLLRSNSLSEAALVDTWMEVEAHRFNGPISEILIQILVNPMYGMASEEQKIETEMGKLGKVLDVYEERLSKSKYLAGESYSLVDLHHIPTLVYFMTTPKANAITSRAHVIAWWNDISSRPATIQVSTNMKL; the protein is encoded by the exons ATGGCGATTTATAGGGTTCATGGGATTCCAATGTCCGCTTGCACAGCTCGAGTTTTGCTTTGTCTCCACGAGAAAGGTCTTGCTTACGAGCTCCTTCCGGTTGACTTGGCTGCCGGGGCTCACAAACAACCACCTTATCTTTCCCTAAAT CCATTTGGCCAAATACCTGCTTTAGAAGATGGTGAAGTCAGTCTTTTTG AATCGAGGGCAATCAACCGGTACTTAGCACACAAGCACAAGGATGCCGGGACCGATCTTCTCCGATCAAATAGCCTATCGGAGGCGGCGCTTGTGGACACATGGATGGAAGTGGAAGCACATCGATTTAATGGTCCAATTTCAGAAATCCTCATCCAAATATTAGTCAATCCCATGTATGGGATGGCTAGTGAGGAGCAAAAGATCGAGACTGAAATGGGGAAGCTAGGAAAAGTGCTGGACGTGTATGAGGAGAGGTTGTCGAAATCTAAATACCTAGCAGGAGAAAGCTATAGCTTGGTTGACCTTCACCACATCCCTACACTTGTTTACTTCATGACAACTCCCAAAGCCAATGCCATAACTTCTCGTGCCCATGTGATTGCTTGGTGGAATGACATTTCCTCGAGGCCTGCCACCATACAAGTTTCCACAAACATGAAGTTGTAG